Proteins encoded in a region of the Tetrapisispora phaffii CBS 4417 chromosome 12, complete genome genome:
- the FET3 gene encoding ferroxidase FET3 (similar to Saccharomyces cerevisiae FET3 (YMR058W); ancestral locus Anc_2.622) has translation MTLTAMTKLLLVASFFSFTSAQTHTFNWTTGWGTYNVDGVKGREVITCNGEYPWPDVRVSKGDRVEIYLNNGFTDANTTLHVHGLFLKGQNQFDGPPFLTQCPIAPGDTMLYNFTVEDNIGTYWYHSHTAGQYQDGFKGKFIIEDTENFPYEYDEEVTLEIGEWYHKTSGELMPAFMNLFNPTGAEPIPQNLIINNTMNLTWNVEPDTTYLVRLVNTGGFVSQYFWIEDHNMTVVEVDGVFTERNTTDMLYLTIAQRYSFLLTTKSDTSKNFAIMQKFDDTMLDIIPSDLQLNATSYLTYNSDADKPSENFVDSIDDYLDDFYLVPYNKTELYDEADYRITLDLQMDNLIDGINYAFFNNITYTTPKVPTLMTVLSAGEEATNAAIYGTNTNSFVLEKDQIVDIVLNNLDTGKHPFHLHGHTFQTIWRDRPYDADAGEDPHPFDDDDVDSFPQYPMMRDTIYVNPQSNFVIRFKADNPGVWFFHCHIEWHTIQGLAIVLIEDPESIQAESSQALTQNSIDVCNNVGVLYQGNAAGNIADYTDLTGQNIQQKSIPSGFTAKGVVAMTFSCLAGILGLLTIAVYGLMEMPDVEQKVIKELDIPLTELISNK, from the coding sequence ATGACATTGACTGCGATGACTAAATTACTTTTAGTAGCTTCATTTTTCTCGTTTACTTCTGCTCAAACACATACTTTCAATTGGACTACCGGTTGGGGAACCTATAACGTCGATGGTGTTAAGGGAAGAGAAGTAATCACTTGTAATGGTGAATATCCATGGCCTGACGTTAGAGTTAGTAAGGGTGATAGGGTGGAAATTTACCTAAATAATGGATTCACTGATGCTAATACTACTCTTCACGTCCACGGTTTATTTCTGAAAGGTCAAAACCAGTTCGATGGTCCGCCATTTTTGACTCAATGTCCTATTGCTCCAGGTGACACTATGTTGTATAATTTCACTGTAGAAGATAATATCGGTACCTATTGGTATCATTCTCATACTGCTGGTCAATACCAAGATGGTTTTAAAGGTAAGTTCATTATCGAAGATACTGAAAACTTCCCTTACGAATACGACGAGGAAGTGACTTTGGAAATTGGTGAATGGTACCATAAAACAAGTGGTGAACTAATGCCAGCCTTCATGAACTTGTTTAATCCAACTGGTGCTGAACCAATCCCACAAAATTTGatcattaataatacaatgAACTTGACTTGGAATGTGGAACCCGATACAACATATTTAGTAAGATTGGTTAACACAGGTGGGTTTGTCTCCCAATACTTTTGGATCGAGGATCATAATATGACTGTTGTCGAGGTAGACGGTGTCTTCACAGAAAGAAATACTACAGATATGTTGTATTTGACTATTGCTCAACGTTACTCTTTCCTTCTGACAACTAAAAGTGATACTAGCAAGAATTTCGCCATCATGCAAAAATTCGATGACACTATGTTAGATATAATTCCATCTGACTTGCAATTGAATGCAACATCCTATTTAACATATAATTCAGATGCAGACAAACCTTCAGAAAACTTTGTTGACTCAATAGATGACTATCTCGATGATTTTTATCTAGTTCCTTATAACAAAACTGAACTTTATGACGAAGCTGATTATAGAATTACTTTAGATCTACAAATGGATAATTTAATCGATGGTATAAATTATgctttcttcaataatatcacTTATACCACTCCAAAGGTTCCTACTTTGATGACAGTGCTTTCAGCAGGGGAAGAAGCTACAAATGCTGCTATCTATGGTACAAATACAAATTCATTCGTTCTGGAAAAAGATCAGATTGTGGATATCGTTCTTAATAATCTAGATACTGGTAAGCACCCTTTCCATTTACATGGTCATACTTTCCAAACCATTTGGAGAGATCGTCCATATGATGCTGATGCTGGAGAGGATCCACATCCgtttgatgatgatgatgtcGATAGCTTCCCACAATATCCAATGATGAGAGACACAATTTATGTTAATCCGCAATCAAATTTTGTCATTAGATTTAAAGCTGACAATCCTGGTGTTTGGTTCTTCCATTGTCATATAGAATGGCATACAATTCAGGGCTTGGCAATTGTCTTAATTGAAGATCCCGAAAGTATACAAGCAGAATCGTCACAAGCTTTAACTCAAAACAGTATCGATGTATGTAATAATGTTGGTGTTTTGTACCAAGGTAACGCAGCAGGTAATATAGCCGATTATACTGATTTAACTGgtcaaaatattcaacaaaaatCCATTCCAAGTGGTTTCACTGCTAAAGGTGTAGTCGCCATGACATTTTCATGCCTTGCAGGTATTTTAGGTCTATTAACGATCGCTGTGTATGGTTTAATGGAGATGCCAGATGTTGAACAAAAGGTGATAAAAGAATTGGATATCCCTTTAACTGAGCTTATTTCCAATAAATAG
- the ARG7 gene encoding glutamate N-acetyltransferase (similar to Saccharomyces cerevisiae ECM40 (YMR062C); ancestral locus Anc_2.628), with protein sequence MRSSLRLLNNASKVIDKYSLYVPKDGVFPKGFQVASTATGVKKNGSLDLGIIKNINTSRPSNAAAVFTTNKFKAAPVLVSKKVLEVTSGKGINAIVINSGCANAVTGDVGLKDANEMINLVNENMKNKDSTLVMSTGVIGQRLQMDKISKGIKDIFSQDKFGDDFNSWLNVAKSICTTDTFPKIVSSKFKLPDGKEYTLTGMAKGAGMICPNMATLLGYIITDLPIESKALQQMLRYATNRSFNCISVDGDMSTNDTISMIANGAIDIPEITISSAEYQQIQSQVTAFAQQLAQLVVRDGEGSTKFVTINVNNSLNFEDANKIAKTISNSMLVKTALYGQDANWGRILCAIGYTELTDLKSLDINKINVSFVATDNSEPNELKLIVNGVPQLDIDETFASKLLSLDDLEISINLGTGKETAKFWTCDLSHEYVTINGDYRS encoded by the coding sequence ATGAGATCTAGTTTAAGGTTGCTGAACAATGCTTCCAAAGtcattgataaatattctttGTACGTTCCAAAAGATGGTGTTTTTCCAAAAGGCTTTCAAGTTGCGTCTACCGCTACAGGTGTTAAGAAGAATGGTTCTCTTGATTTGGGTATTATtaagaatataaataccTCACGTCCTTCAAATGCTGCTGCTGTTTTCACtactaataaatttaaggCTGCCCCCGTATTAGTTTCTAAAAAAGTATTAGAAGTAACTTCTGGAAAAGGTATCAATGCGATCGTGATAAATTCAGGTTGTGCAAATGCAGTGACTGGGGATGTTGGTTTGAAAGACGCTAATGAAATGATCAATTTGgtaaatgaaaatatgaaaaataaagacTCGACATTGGTCATGTCTACTGGTGTAATTGGTCAAAGGTTACAAATGGATAAGATCTCAAAAGGTATAAAGGATATTTTCAGCCAGGACAAATTTGGGgatgattttaattcatGGTTGAATGTGGCTAAATCCATATGTACTACTGACACATTCCCAAAGATAGTctcatcaaaatttaaattaccTGATGGGAAAGAATATACATTAACTGGTATGGCTAAAGGTGCTGGCATGATATGTCCTAATATGGCTACTCTATTGGGTTACATCATAACTGATTTACCAATCGAAAGCAAAGCTTTACAACAAATGTTACGTTATGCTACCAACAGATCTTTTAATTGTATTAGTGTGGACGGTGATATGAGTACAAACGATACAATTTCTATGATAGCAAATGGTGCAATTGACATTCCAGAAATTACGATCTCATCTGCAGAATATCAACAAATACAATCACAAGTCACTGCATTTGCGCAACAACTAGCTCAATTAGTCGTTCGTGATGGTGAAGGTTCTACAAAATTCGTCACAATTAAcgttaataattcattaaactTTGAGGACGCAAACAAGATTGCAAAAACtatatcaaattcaatGTTAGTGAAAACAGCATTATACGGTCAAGATGCTAACTGGGGTAGAATATTGTGTGCAATTGGTTATACAGAATTAACtgatttaaaatcattggatattaataaaattaacgTAAGTTTTGTAGCAACGGATAATTCTGAACCAAACGAATTAAAGTTAATTGTAAACGGTGTACCTCAACTGGATATTGACGAAACATTTGCATCAAAACTATTATCACTAGatgatttagaaatatCTATCAATCTTGGTACAGGTAAAGAAACTGCAAAATTTTGGACCTGTGATCTGTCTCATGAATATGTGACAATCAACGGTGATTACCGTTCCtaa
- the DHR2 gene encoding RNA helicase (similar to Saccharomyces cerevisiae DHR2 (YKL078W); ancestral locus Anc_2.629) has product MSESGKISKKVHPFKRARKDVMYFDDQTNEHNTDSSSSGTDGRKLNSDNLKKKALDLLSIRKTLPVYMNKDEIMSHINSNQVTVLIGETGSGKSTQIPQFILEDIYKSKKHGSIGVTQPRRVAAINLATRVASEHGCNVSDQVGYSVRFDNSTTSRTRLKYLTDGMLLRELMMDKNLKEYNTIIIDEAHERTVLTDLILGFLRTLLETKRKDLKVIVMSATLQAEKFSKFFADAPILFVEGRKFDVTQYYLPDPCDDIVDYVIKTCVQINQREQTGDILCFLPGQEEIDKCVTVLNKIAQPLTKDEKVPLLVGYPLYAALPPAQQTLIFNKIKGFKRKVVFSTNIAETSVTIPGIRYVVDSGLRKVKVWRHQLGLATLLTVPISQASAMQRSGRAGREADGKTFRLYREADFVKLPPQSEPEIVRSDVTSPLLMLKKAGVDDIVNWTWFENPGKNAIAMGLQELYQLGALDDSGHITEKGEQMSLLPLQPHLSSVLISANQNGCLIKVIDIVSCLSVENLLLNPPAELRDEINEQRLSLCNNGSKYGDLIMMKELFDVYFYELEQNNKDSGERSEWCKQLAISYRGFKNVVKVREQLRMYCKKLFTEDKSQKKNKKKFDTNFDDEEDEEHSSKLKGNQEEITAILKCFLSGFSKNVAIGMPDRSYRTVTTGETISVHPSSMLFLNKNCPGIMYIEYVFTTKSYARNVSRIELSWLQELLNTSSAVIKEKI; this is encoded by the coding sequence ATGAGTGAGAGTGGTAAAATATCAAAGAAAGTGCATCCATTTAAAAGAGCTAGAAAGGATGTCATGTATTTTGATGATCAAACTAATGAACATAATACGGATTCAAGTTCTTCAGGTACTGATGGCagaaaattaaatagtGATAACCTGAAGAAGAAAGCTCTTGATCTGCTTTCAATCCGTAAAACTTTACCCGTTTATATGAATAAAGATGAAATCATGTCTCACattaattcaaatcaaGTAACTGTGCTGATCGGTGAAACTGGTTCTGGTAAATCGACACAAATCCCTCAATTCATATTGGAGGACATTTACAAGAGTAAAAAACATGGATCAATTGGTGTCACACAACCTCGTAGAGTTGCTGCTATTAATTTAGCAACCCGTGTTGCCAGTGAACATGGTTGTAACGTCAGTGACCAAGTTGGATACTCTGTTAGATTTGATAATTCTACTACTTCCAGGACCAGGCTAAAGTACCTTACAGATGGTATGCTGCTGAGAGAATTGATGATGGAcaagaatttaaaagaatataatacgattattattgatgaagCACATGAAAGAACAGTTTTAACGGATTTAATTTTAGGTTTTCTAAGGACTTTATTAGAGACCAAAAGAAAAGATTTGAAAGTCATTGTGATGTCTGCAACTTTACAAGCAGAAAAATTCAGTAAATTTTTTGCAGATGCCCCAATTCTTTTTGTCGAAGGTCGTAAGTTTGACGTTAcacaatattatttaccAGATCCTTGTGATGACATTGTTGATTATGTCATTAAGACTTGCGTTCAGATTAATCAAAGAGAACAAACTGGTGACATTTTATGCTTCTTACCTGGTCAAGAGGAGATTGATAAATGTGTTACAGtattaaacaaaattgCCCAGCCATTAACAAAGGATGAAAAAGTCCCATTGTTAGTGGGATATCCATTATATGCTGCCTTACCCCCTGCCCAACAAACtttaattttcaataagaTAAAAGgttttaaaagaaaagtaGTTTTCAGTACCAATATTGCAGAAACATCTGTCACTATCCCTGGTATTCGTTATGTCGTTGATTCTGGTTTGCGTAAAGTTAAAGTTTGGAGACATCAATTAGGGTTAGCTACTTTACTTACGGTTCCAATTTCACAAGCGAGTGCCATGCAAAGAAGTGGTAGAGCTGGCAGAGAGGCTGATGGTAAAACATTCAGACTTTACAGAGAAGCTGATTTCGTTAAGTTACCACCACAAAGTGAGCCAGAAATCGTCAGATCTGATGTCACATCTCCATTATTGATGTTGAAGAAAGCTGGTGTAGATGACATTGTCAACTGGACTTGGTTTGAGAATCCTGGTAAGAATGCTATTGCAATGGGTTTACAAGAGTTATATCAACTAGGTGCATTGGACGATTCCGGTCATATTACCGAAAAGGGTGAGCAGATGTCATTGTTACCATTACAACCACATTTGAGTAGTGTCCTAATTTCTGCTAACCAAAACGGAtgtttaataaaagtaattGACATTGTCTCCTGTTTAAGtgttgaaaatttattattaaaccCACCAGCGGAATTAAGAgatgaaattaatgaaCAAAGGTTATCTCTGTGTAATAACGGTTCTAAATATGGTGAtctaataatgatgaaagaattatttgatgtATATTTCTATGAGTTggaacaaaataataaagattcCGGCGAAAGAAGTGAATGGTGTAAACAATTAGCAATTTCATACCGTGGCTTTAAGAATGTTGTCAAAGTTAGAGAACAACTGAGAATGTATTGTAAGAAATTATTCACCGAAGATAAATCccagaagaagaacaagaagaagtttGATACtaattttgatgatgaGGAAGATGAAGAACATTCCAGTAAATTAAAGGGTAACcaagaagaaataacaGCCATACTCAAATGTTTTTTAAGCGGGTTCTCAAAGAACGTTGCAATTGGCATGCCAGATAGATCGTACAGAACTGTCACAACAGGAGAAACCATTAGTGTGCACCCATCATCTATGTTGTTTCTAAACAAGAATTGTCCTGGTATAATGTACATAGAATACGTTTTCACTACCAAGAGCTATGCTAGAAACGTGAGCAGAATCGAATTATCATGGTTACAAGAACTCCTAAACACCAGTTCAGCAGTCATTAAGGAAAAAATCTAG
- the RIM9 gene encoding Rim9p (similar to Saccharomyces cerevisiae RIM9 (YMR063W); ancestral locus Anc_2.630) has protein sequence MNLLTIKRIVIISLTTYSFLFHIIPNLTVPIVHSIKLAEDHDKVYGVYGWCEKHHDNICTKRRIGYPTKNLNASNPKNFLPSFTNIRVTKILVVHPIALVFEFLLWVMVILSSTNRYKNNTRFTLICALWSLPTFLLGLLCLLVDVLLFLDALSWLGWNLYPVTLANAISSTLLWSLKRNIATLRYEALSNRENVASQSNNADPIEVYSIIDIESASDDGSLLLMSSNRSKNVSILQPTHSYTVG, from the coding sequence ATGAATTTGCtaacaataaaaagaatagtaataatatctttGACTACATACTCATTTCTCTTCCACATTATACCTAATTTGACGGTACCTATAGTGCATTCTATAAAACTGGCTGAAGATCATGATAAAGTATATGGTGTATATGGTTGGTGCGAGAAACACCACGATAATATTTGTACTAAAAGACGTATTGGCTATCCCACAAAAAACCTGAATGCTTCGAAtccaaaaaattttttaccATCGTTTACTAATATCCGTGTTACCAAAATCCTTGTGGTACATCCGATAGCCTTGgtatttgaatttctaCTCTGGGTAATGGTCATTTTGTCATCTACCAATAGATACAAAAATAACACTAGATTCACCTTAATATGCGCATTATGGTCCTTGCctacatttttattaggTCTTTTATGTTTATTAGTCGATGTATTACTGTTTCTGGATGCTCTATCATGGTTAGGATGGAACCTGTACCCAGTAACGTTGGCAAATGCTATATCCAGTACACTATTATGGTCGTTAAAGCGTAACATTGCAACGCTTAGGTATGAAGCTCTGTCTAACAGAGAAAATGTCGCAAGCCAAAGCAATAACGCAGACCCAATAGAAGTATACTcaataattgatattgaatCTGCTTCTGATGATGGCTCATTGCTTCTGATGTCGTCAAACAGAAGTAAAAATGTGTCTATTCTACAACCCACTCATTCTTATACAGTAGGTTAA
- the AEP1 gene encoding Aep1p (similar to Saccharomyces cerevisiae AEP1 (YMR064W); ancestral locus Anc_2.631), which produces MYDCFQSLFETSKHSVHSFLKRDFTRGSAKLKITMNRQNVRCYSLASQAIRKGKFSNSMLHRVKYNDRGNSEVTKIAHPFYKPSKIEGMTLCCTEVKPQLLSGKGIMPIMKTDQNQHTTISFDNRLTFKSVRNISKWIKNNREIIKEKNMNIGNFISLTESAHKHSKVKINIFKYDSLKNFINKLENNEEISLNVNDFDSVANKLCKSEDSKYFLEDFYLYILQNHIKSDKTCILLIKSVENLFQGSINNIRVIDDLLLQIFHTVEENNIDSEKLRTEMMTFLNFLEDVFNNEISNLGLSSTTKQHILNMYIKSGCLDKSKTLLFNIIENTNNLNKTSIVTTYLNLIDRLSVNWDDAISRKMEYAINIGGILNKINEPKVFEFYIRNCRHYKELEALVQIIVEKEDNFILLDNLKKELVNKAGNLSTRNTENIINLSMLYNTLETSTTSKIPKSIAYEFIKVVIAKGAFNFASNVIDRNGLKLETPLIFLILRNMKSRRLSISNRLIFQNSFIRFMENYILPTLRDFKNLEEHKLVSIMHAMLLRNNDILHSVKDVENNESFFDSIMALYRDCEILDASSFNEYMKGNSEVRLLHLQRFFTA; this is translated from the coding sequence ATGTATGATTGTTTTCAAAgtttatttgaaacatCTAAGCACTCTGTTCACTCTTTTCTAAAAAGAGATTTTACCCGAGGATCAgcaaaattgaaaatcaCCATGAATCGACAAAATGTTAGGTGTTATTCTTTAGCTTCACAAGCTATCCGGAAAGGTAAATTCAGCAATTCGATGCTACATAGGGTGAAATATAATGACAGAGGCAATTCTGAAGTTACTAAGATTGCACATCCATTTTATAAACCTTCGAAAATTGAAGGAATGACATTATGTTGCACTGAAGTTAAACCTCAGTTGCTAAGTGGTAAAGGGATTATGCCAATTATGAAAACTGATCAAAATCAACATACCACTATTTCATTTGATAATAGATTAACCTTTAAATCCGttagaaatatttcaaagtGGATCAAGAATAATCGGGAAataatcaaagaaaaaaatatgaacatTGGGAATTTTATTAGTTTAACTGAATCTGCACACAAACATTCGAaagttaaaattaatatatttaagtaTGATTCtctaaaaaattttatcaataagttagaaaataatgaagaaatttcaCTTAATGTAAACGATTTTGATTCTGTCGCAAACAAACTGTGTAAATCAGAAGActctaaatattttttagaGGATTTTTACTTGTATATACTTCAAAATCATATCAAATCTGATAAAACGTGCATTTTACTGATTAAATCTGTTGAGAATCTTTTTCAGGGaagtataaataatatcagagttattgatgatttattattacaaatttttcacacagttgaagaaaacaatattgattctgaaaaattaagGACAGAAATGATGACATTTTTAAACTTTTTGGAGGATGTGTTCAATAACGAAATAAGTAATCTTGGGCTATCCTCAACAACGAAACAGCATATTCTGAACATGTACATCAAAAGCGGTTGTTTGGATAAAAGTAAGACActtttgtttaatattatcgaAAATACTAATAATCTTAATAAAACTTCAATAGTCACCACGTACTTAAATCTTATAGATAGATTATCAGTAAATTGGGACGATGCGATTTCTAGGAAAATGGAGTATGCGATTAATATTGGAGGAATTCTcaacaaaataaatgaacctaaagtttttgaattttatattaGAAATTGTAGGCATTATAAAGAACTAGAGGCATTAGTGCagattattgttgaaaaagaagataacTTTATTCTTctagataatttaaaaaaagaattggTTAATAAAGCTGGGAATTTAAGTACTCGCAACacagaaaatattattaatttatcaatgcTTTATAACACATTAGAAACTTCAACAACTTCTAAAATTCCAAAATCAATTGCATACGAATTCATTAAGGTGGTCATAGCTAAAGGTGCTTTTAACTTTGCCTCTAACGTTATAGATAGAAACGGTTTGAAGTTGGAAACTCCTCTCATATTCTTAATTTTACGCAATATGAAAAGTAGACGATTGTCGATATCTAATCgtttgatttttcaaaattcttTCATACGCTTCATggaaaattatattttaccTACTCTAagagattttaaaaatttggaaGAACACAAGTTAGTTTCAATAATGCACGCAATGCTGCTTCGTAATAATGACATCCTACATTCGGTGAAGGATGTcgaaaataatgaatcttTTTTCGATTCAATAATGGCATTATATAGAGACTGTGAAATTCTCGATGCTTCTTCattcaatgaatatatGAAAGGCAATTCAGAAGTTAGATTGTTGCACTTACAAAGATTTTTTACTGCTTAA
- the TEF4 gene encoding translation elongation factor EF1B gamma (similar to Saccharomyces cerevisiae TEF4 (YKL081W); ancestral locus Anc_2.635), whose amino-acid sequence MSLGTLYVNASPRSIPAKCIIEGLGLDVKIETLASADDKFAAKFPIKKFPTFEGADGFKIHEVVAICQYLINLSDDEEAKKALLGANIKQQALVSMCTSFFNTDSINCLAQAMLMAKGVIPFNKKVFDEKLNTYKYYCSVMDRKLRDCTFLTSEDISLGDIFGAANFGFAFTTMLGKAERKQYPNLVRYVQTVFASPFFKTEGAQLKFIDTALAFVPPKKEKKEKKEQPAADKKEAKQAENAEPAPEKKAKHPLEALGKATFVLDDWKRKYSNEDTRPVALPWFWEHYNPEEYSLWKVEYKYNDELTQTFMSNNLVGGFFNRLSGSIKYMFGSLVVYGVNNDNGIVGAVLVRGQEYAPAFDVAPDWESYSYVKLDASKEEDKAFVNNMWAWDEPVIVNGVAKEIADGKVLK is encoded by the exons atgtcTTTAGGTACTTTATATGTTAATGCATCTCCAAGATCTATCCCAGCCAAATGTATTATTGAAGGTTTGGGTTTAGATGTCAAAATCGAAACTCTGGCATCTGCTGATGATAAATTTGCTGCCAAGTTTCCAATTAAGAAGTTCCCAACTTTCGAAGGTGCTGATGGTTTCAAGATTCACGAAGTCGTTGCCATTTGTCAATACT TGATTAATTTAtctgatgatgaagaagctAAGAAGGCCTTATTAGGTGCTAACATCAAACAACAAGCTTTAGTTTCTATGTGTACTTCTTTTTTCAACACCGACAGTATCAATTGCTTAGCTCAAGCAATGTTAATGGCTAAAGGTGTGATTCCTTTCAACAAGAAGGTCTTTGACGAAAAATTAAACACTTACAAATACTACTGTAGTGTTATGGACAGAAAATTAAGAGATTGTACCTTCTTAACTTCTGAAGACATCAGTTTGGGTGATATCTTTGGTGCTGCCAACTTTGGTTTTGCTTTCACAACTATGTTAGGTAAAGCTGAAAGAAAGCAATATCCAAACCTTGTTAGATACGTTCAAACTGTTTTTGCTTCTCCATTTTTCAAGACTGAAGGTGCTCAACTAAAATTCATCGATACTGCTTTAGCTTTTGTTCCTCCaaagaaggaaaagaaagaaaagaaggaaCAACCAGCTGCTGATAAGAAGGAAGCTAAGCAAGCTGAAAACGCTGAACCAGCTCCAGAAAAGAAAGCTAAGCATCCATTAGAAGCTTTAGGTAAGGCTACTTTTGTCTTAGATGATTGGAAGAGAAAATACTCTAATGAAGACACCAGACCGGTTGCTTTACCATGGTTCTGGGAACACTACAATCCAGAAGAATATTCTCTATGGAAGGTTGAATACAAATATAACGATGAATTAACTCAAACTTTCATGTCTAACAACTTAGTCGGTGGTTTCTTCAACAGATTATCTGGTTCCATCAAGTACATGTTCGGTTCTTTAGTTGTCTACGGTGTCAACAATGATAATGGTATCGTTGGTGCTGTTTTAGTCAGAGGTCAAGAATATGCTCCAGCTTTTGATGTCGCTCCAGATTGGGAATCTTACTCTTACGTTAAGTTAGATGCCTCTAAGGAAGAAGACAAGGCTTTTGTTAACAACATGTGGGCTTGGGATGAACCTGTTATCGTCAACGGTGTCGCAAAGGAAATTGCTGACGGTAAGGTCTTAAAATAA